The genomic region ACTGCATACATCACCCAATTGTCGGGTGTTGCAACTACCGCCATGTCGGTGTCGGAGAAAAAACCTACCCGGATAAAGCTTACCGGGAAGAAACACACAGCGACCCATGTGGGTGTGACTTCCGTTGAGGAAACTTCCTGCATTGGGCATGATATTCCCCTGGTCGCCGATCTGACAAGTCCAGGTCGTGCCTTTAAGAAGAGGAAAACCTTTGTCGTTCCTACTCTAAGCGCCTTCGAGGCGGTACAGGCTGCTTGTGCTTTCCCAACAGGTATCTATTAACTGACTTAGCCCCCCGCTATAGGATATGAATTTTCATGTTGCTAAACCCCCGCTGTTTTTATTGTGCAGATACCTCTGTGGGAGTGCCTCCTAGGGTTGTTGCACCAACACTTGTGTCAACCGTGGCGTTATCATATCCCGGTTCCAGTGTTAGTTTGTCCACGGTCCCCAAAACCCCGGCTCCCGCTACTGCCGCTGTCAGCTGTGTCATGCCTCTTCCTATTCCTACGTTATCAGTAGCTGTGACTGTTGATCCTCTTTCCACACTACGGACATGTGGTGTTGGGACACCTGTATTTGATTCGCCCATAGGTATTTTTGCCGATGTAGAAAAAGATGTTACTACCGTGTCAGTGGCACATGAGGTGACCAGCATTGGTGGTGGCGAAGCTGGGGGATCGAGCAGCGGTATTGCTGATGACGGTGCCCGTCTGATTGATGACATGTTTCTGCCAACCGTTCGTTGGGACCCCAATGCTCAAGACAAACGCTATCAGCCTCACTGGAAAATCTCTGAATCTTCAAGGCTGATTTTCCCCCCCTGTGATTCAACACTGGGTCGAGCGGGCGTATCCCCCTGCCGAAGCGGCGTATGTAGAGGGTTTGAACAATGAAGATCTGATGAATTCTTCGATATCTGACTCTGTGAGCCTACCACGAAGGTTGGTTGAAATTCATCGTAGGTGGATGCATGATAAAACCCAACTCCACCAGGCGCGGGCTACTATTCAGGAATTGAGGGACGACAAGCATCGCTTAGAGAGTCAACTTCAGACTGTGGGATTAAGGGAGGCCAGGCTCTTGTCGGAGAAAAACAAAGCTGAGGAAGATTTGCAGAGGGTGACTGCCCATCTTGCTGAAGAACGGATTATGTGGGCCCGCGATATGGCGGAGAAAGACCGAGTGCTGGCTCAGGCTAAGAATATACATGAGGAGTTGGAGCGTAAGGCCATAACGTGAAACCTAAAAACCTAATATGTTCTAGAACTTATAGAGGAGGAAGACCTGATCAAGAAGAAGACAACGATGACAAGTCATTTCATAGCCTGCAAGTGATCGATATTCGAACCCGCAACGTGGGCACTTCGTCAGAGCAGCATAAAAGTCTCGAAGGATTGTATTACGTGATTCAAAATGTGGTTTACAGAGAGAACGCAGGTAGGTTAATGGGGTGTTTGGTTGCATTGGGTGGTAGGGGGGAGGAATACGAATAGGAGGCCGAGTGTGAGTGTCGAGCTCATTGTTGCGTTTGGCAGACCACTGGCGGTAGAACTGCCAGACTGTTTTTCCGTTCTTCATCAACTGCCAGAGTTTTTTGTCTGACATGGGTGAATTGTGAAATGGAAATGGTGATGATTGGTGAGGTTGGGATTTGGGAATGACGAGATATATAAAGGTGAGAGTGAAAGGGTTACTTGGGTGACACTTTACACGACGAAGGTTTACGGGGaaggttagagagagagagagagatgatatGATTGTGTGTGAGAGTAACGACAAACAACATTAATTATTAACTATAAAAGAACAAACATATAGAGTGTTCGTCGCCTCCTCGCGTCTTAAAAAGTAAAAAAGTAGTGGCAGATGGTGGAAAATGTTCCTATGCTATGCAAAAGAAGAGTTTTTTCCTAGTGTTGTTGGTGTTCCTTTAAAACTATTTTACCTTTTTATATTTTACCAacaggggaaggttcattggttAATAAGATGCTTTTCTAATTATGGAATGTTGGAGGGTTTAGTTAGTTATGTTATAATCAAGGTTTTGAAAACCGGACCGGACTGGCCGGTCGGATCGGTCCGGCCGGCAACCGGAAGGTGAAACGGTCCGGTTCTAGTAGTCAAACTGAATCTGCAGCAGACCGGCCGACCGGACCGGTAGCCGGCGGCCTGACCGGAAAAACGTTGAGAGGTGTGGTCGGGCCGGTTTTGATTAACCTGGCATCTTTTCTTTCAGATTCGTTTATGCCACTGTAGCTCCCACCTAAAACCTTATTAATATCAAAACACAACCTCGTCACCGCTGCCTCCACCCATCGCAACTCCCATCCACCACTACCTCGCATCCATTTACTTGAGCTTAGGTGAACAAGAAACTAACTGAATGTGAGAAAATATATGAAGATGAAGAGAACTAGCTAAGAATGTCGTTTAAAAAAAGCAAAAGAGAAGATGAATGGTTTTGACATAAATGAAAAGACTTGACAATGAAAAAGTCTGCCAACTTGTGACATTGGGAAGAGATATCTGAACTAATTTAAACATTAAATAATATTATAGTTTTTCATAGATAAGTGTTTTCtaatttgaacataaacattaaATAATATTATAGTTTTTCATAGATAAGTGTTTTCTAATTTAAACAAAAATAAACTATTCTAAATTTCTTGTATTTCTTTCCGGTttcattgttattattattattattatatacatatatatatataataaaatatttccGGTTCTTATATCCGGTTCGACCGGTCCGACCGGTTCGACCATCGAACCGTTAAGGAGACCGGTTCGACGTCCGGTCCGGTCTTGAAAACATTGGTTATAATGTGGTGTTAGTTTGGAAAAATGGCTAACGACTATAAGTGTTAATAATAAAACATGATTATATGGTTAGTGAAGCCACATAGGAATCAGTGAAGGGTTTTAACAACTCAAATTAGGATGAGAAACCAAGGAATTGGAAGCCACACGATCATTCACTAGTAATAATGAAGCAAGGTATGCGAATATCCTCTCAAAAACCCTAGATTCTTGTTGTGTTAACAAGTTGGACATGAAATCATAGAAAAACCTATAAATACATGTTAAAATAGAGTAATAGTGGTTCTCTAAAGGTTAGAATATGTTATAACTTGTAAACCTCCATTGTTGATGAATGACTTTGTATGTATGTTAGGGTTTTTGATCTATAAGAAACATTATGATTCAATTGTTGGTTCGGCTTTGATCTTCGATTGGTGATGTCGTTTCCATATTTTGATCTTTGTAAATTTCCGAGTCATTTTCTTCGACTTGTGTCCATTTTCATCTTTAATCAATTGATGTTAATTGCCATTGATCTTTGATGTATAAGGATCCTAATCTTTAATCTTTAGCCAATCCGTTCCAATTCTCCCATATTAGTCTTGTTAGACGACCAATACCTAACTAATTTCAATCCAATTTAACTTCTAACTCCTCATCAACTTTCTTAATGTATACAATAAGTGTAATGGGACATGTACGTGGTTTATGCACATTATTTATCAacaaattaataaataataacaaaattCACTAATTTAACGGATCTTTGTGTTTGAATTATCCATTTAGGTTAGCATTAAGTTCATCAACAATTAATATCTAAACACATTGTTGCTCAACAAGGTGAAAGACTAAGACCGTGTACGCGTAATTTGGGGATTTTGTGTTAGAATACGTGTAAACCATCGTTAATGGGTGAGTATTGTCACGACTTTGCATAATATGTGTCTAACATGTTTATGAATGCTTAACATGGTTTCTAAGCCAAAAAAAATATGGATGAATGAATGAGGCTTGGTTCGAAACCATAAGAAGAGGCAATGTTGAGTCACAAATTTTAGGCGTCACTTCGAAAAGTTATATAAAATCAACTGAGTGTTCGTTTGggctatttttatttttatattgaAAACCTTTTTTAGTCTATTTTCTAAAGATCTTTAGAACATGAGCAAACATAGGCATTAAAAGGGGTTAAAAACGTGAATACAACAAATGCGTAGAAACTATAAAAACATTCTAAACTTTGTTTGTTGACTTGCAAGTTAGCTATTTATGTAGAAGCTTGGAAGTTTAATGGGTCGGTGAAAGAGTGCAAGATCTAGCTAATCCTACATGCAAATGTGAGTGGTTTATACCCAACATTTAGAAGGCATATGTAGAACTTGGAGTATAAAAGCATTTACATCTTATTCTTTATCTTTATTcatataatttaactaaaaatattatttcataaaTTTATTTCTCATTTTTTAAAACCTTCTTACATCCCCTTCCTTATCCATAAAATTATAAGGATTTACTTGAACTCTTCTTAAATATAAATATTCACTCTAGCTTTCCTTAAACTCTTCTAAAAAAAGTTATATGAATAAGGTATAACGATAATGAATGAAATAAAATGAAGTGTTTGGATAAACTTAAAACACAAAAGCCCAATACACGCTATCAAATTTCCAAATTATGTGAGTCAAACCAaggcaaaagtcaaacttattattattagagtaaattgccattttagtctctgagttttgtctaaatttgccattttgatccaaatagttttttttttgcatctgggtccctgacttttacattttgttgccattttgatcattttgtttaactccatccaaaaacccagtttgtaacaggggtattttggggatttccttaaaaattgttttcagttgccattttgatccaattccaaaaaattaaaaaaaatccaaaaaattctaaaaaatcataaaaattctaaaaaattcaaaaaaaatataaaaataaaaaaattctaaaaaatcataaaaattctaaaaaataaaaaaaaaatctaaaaaatccaaaaatcattaaatgtttcggcacgaaccgtttcgacccgtaccgtttcgaaccgaaccgtttcgacccgtaccgtatcgaaccgaaccgtttcgacgcgaaccgtttcgaacccgtaccgtatcgaaccgtaccgtttcgacgcgaaccgtttcgaaccgtaccgtttcgacccgtaccgtatcgaaccgaaccgtttcgacgcgaaccgttttgaaccgtaccgtttcgacgcgaaccgtttcgacgcgtaccgtttcgaaccgtaccgtttcgacgcgaaccgttttgaaccaaaccgtttcgacccgtaccgtatcgaaccgaaccgtttcgacgcgaaccgtttcgacccgtaccgtatcaaaccgaaccgtttcgacgcgaaccgtttcgacccgaaccgtttcgaatcgtaccgtttcgaacccgaaccgtttcgagccgaaccgtttcgaaccgtaccgtttcgacccgaaccgtttcgaaccgtaccgtttcgaacctgAACcatttcgagccgaaccgtttcgagccgaaccgtttcgaaccgtaccgtttcgacatgaaccgtttcgaaccgaaccgtttcgacccgtaccgtatcgaaccgaagtGTTTTCgacttcgaaacggtacgggtcgaaacggttcgcgtcgaaacggttcagctcgaaacggttcgggtcgaaatggtacgggtcgaaacggttcagctcgaaacggttcggttcgaaacggttcagctcgaaacggttcggttcgatacggcacggttcggttcgaaacggtacgggttgaaacggttcggcttgaaacggttcggcttcgaaacggtacgggtcgaaacggttcgcgtcgaaacggttcagctcgaaacggatcgtgttcgaaacggttcgtgccAAAACGGTTCgtgttcgaaacggttcgcgccgaaacggattttttttggattttttagaattttttggattttttagaattcttatgtttttttaagaattggatcaaaatggcaactgaaaAGGTTTAAATTGAAAAGAGTAActgggtttttggatggagttaggcaaagtgatcaaaatggcaacaaaatgtaaaagtcagtgacccagatgcaaaaaaaaaaactatttggatcaaaatggtaaatttggacaaaactcagggacaaaaatggcaatttactcttattattatATACGAACACCTAGCTTAGGTCGTTTATAAAATAACATGCTTGTTGCCTATACGACTATACCATGCCATGTGTCATCAAACATGTATGTGACTCTATCTTAGTTCTTGACTTACTTTTAACAATTTAGTAAGGGaagtttgaatttttatgatCACCAATGGTTCTTGTATAAAAAAGAACGTTAATATATCATATCTTAGTTATTGACTTACTTCAACAAGGAAAGTTTGACTTTTTATCATCACTAATGCTTCTTGTATAAAAAAGAACTTTTTATATCATTTTCTAAATTAAATATCTGCTATTCTTCTCTTagatcatgtgtagtggttaaacaATATAATGTCCctaccatggggcgttttgcgccatgtggcagcccagtcagcaaggggcattattgggcgtttttacaaaatgggtgtagtggggatatgAGGTATTATGTTAAATGAGatgtaaaataattaaataaaaaaaaaacctcaaaaaATTCTTATTGGATAACATATAAATGAGATGGAAGATGATTGGAGAAGAGGATTGGGGCAAGGCGTTTTAAACATAACGCTtaatcaattttttttcaaaaaaaacgctctaaaacgccccatgtaatgggttccgggcgttttggggcgttattttgcaattttttttaaaaatcacgccccactacggatggtcttaTGCAACTCGATTATCACGAACAAGGAAAAGAATTTGCTGATGTTGTTTTTTTTGACGTTGAGGTTAGGGTTTACGTGTATAATGGAAAAAGGGGACGTagttgtcatggtttaatccacGCGAACCACCGTGATTTAATGAGGAGGTGGTATAGGGCATGAATTATGAGCCTATATAGCAAATCATGACCCAACAATGGCTCTCATACCCCTTAGTCTGACAgtataaaacatgttttaataacTTTTAGATCACGATTATTTCTAAAGGATATTTAAGAAAACTAAATATTTATTATCACATAATGGGTAATAGGCATGCAAACATATAAAATGAACATAAATAGATCTTGGTTTGTGTTTGCTCATTTACCTATTGTCCTGTATATTAAAAAAAACCAAATGAACAGTAAACATAACTGAATGAATATAGTAATAAAAATTGAATTTAATGAATAGTTACATCACTAATGAATGAGCTGGTATCGGGTACCTATATCGGTATTGAATTTATCAAACCGGatatattttcggtaccggttcgacACCGGTATTCATCTGTTTTTACCCTTAAATGtcggtgtcgtaccagtacctGTACCGATctgtaccgtaccaggtatattcggtaccggaacccacttttggggatttcggtaacggtattttccgtACCGGTTCGTACCGAGCTAATCAAATCCCGTaacaacgtagcaatgcaagtaattgcaccgtttatattacttttcatacacacagtaagtaaagtatatttcgtttgaatgaggttttatatacgcaacaacttattttgctttattttttgtcttttctgtaatgaatgaattgtagcatgtgaAAAAGTTACGATTtttccctcggttcaaaattacgctttcaccctcaattcaaaattacgtttttccccagttcaaaataaaaatatggttttcgcCTAGCTAAAAATTACGTTTTACCCCCGCTAAAAATTACGATATCGttttagttttcctttcttacaaaactatagtactgttttttttattggttgagaattattcggccatcgccccgcaacgcgaaCGGGACATCAGCTAGTATATTTAATTTACAAGCAAATGAACAGTATCCCTATGCATGGATAAGCAAAtggtaccggtatcaaatttaccaaaccagGTACATTTTCGTTACCAATCcgataccgacttttgacattctcggtaccgattcggtaccgacttttaacattttcggtaccggtttttaCTCTCAAATACTGGTATCGTACCGGTGttgtaccaggtatattcggtactggTACCCAATTTTGGAGGGTtttcggtaccgagctcatccttAACATCACCTTTGAGCTCATGCCACATAGCAACGCAAGTATACCATTTAGATTGTTTTTCATACACGTGGTAAGTAAatggtatttcgtttgaatgaggttttatatacacaactttttttgtctttttctgtaataatttacctatatattaaatttACAAGCAAGTGAACAGTAACCCTATGCATGGATAAGCAAGtggtaccggtatcaaatttaccaaaccagGTACATTTTCGTTACCAATCcagtaccgacttttgacattctcggtaccgattcggtaccaacttttaacattttcggtaccggtttttaCTCTCAAATACTGATACCATACCAGTgtcgtaccaggtatattcggtaccggtacccaattTTGGGGGTtttcggtaccgagctcatccttAACATCACCTTTGAGCTCATGCCACGTAGCAACGCAAGTATACCATTTAGATTGTTTTTCATACACGTGGTAAGTAaattgtatttcgtttgaatgaggttttatatacacaactttttttttgtctttttctgtaataattgaattgtagcatgtaaaattaacttggatatttaaattattgatgagcaaatggtatcaaatcctgtaatcaaaccggtatcgtatcgataccaaatcattttcggtaccaatttggtacacaccttttggcgttttcagaatcgttacttttggttcgacaccggtctagcaccatacctgtatttactCATTTTACCTTCAAATATCATACCGTACAGTACCAAGCATTTttggtgccggtacctaattttgattattttatggATCGGTACTTTGGATGTcattaccggtaccgagctcatccatattttaacgggTTAGTAACGTTATAattgaactgaaaacaaccgaattttcaacgtgtaggacgtgtgggtcctactATTATATATTAGACTATTTAAAAAccattttttctatgttttgataCTCGGTATCCACTTGCCGTTGTCGACACGCGTTTTGCAAACATTggatccccgccgcaacgcggggtcggaaaatcaactagtttaACATTAATCAAACAAATGAATAAACATGAGTACTCTTAAGATATAGGTTTTAATAATTGTGGATCATATATCTTGAAGTGTTGTCTAGATCAATTATCCTTAGCGGATGATGTAGGGACTCAAAGGATCAATGATCCTTATCATTACTTATGATTTCTAACAATTGTTCTCGATGTTTTTCTAATGATCATGTGCAGGTTACTAACAGAGTAACGGAGTGGACTAAGTCTCAGCTGAAATCTCGTATGTTTCGTGTTTCAACTGATTTTCATTAAATATGTAAAACTCATGTTAAttattagagttaaatgcttggttggtccctgtggtttgcgaaaattgcaaacttggtcccagtggtttactaattacacgggTGGTCCTAGTGGTTACAATTTTTGCACTCGAGTGGTCCTTATCACTAATCTCTGTTAAGTTATCAAGTTAAGTGTGTGTGAAAATTACCTATTTACCGCTGAAcaattgaaaaaataaaaaaattaaaagagaTCACCTACACTCATCTTCCCCATGTATCTCTCTCCTGTCATAAcaaccaccgtccatcaccacctccaccaccatcaatCCGCCATCGACAACCATACAATGACGAACCAGGGCTGCTCCAAAATCACGTTTAGCACTGCCTACATTTATCACCGGTGCTCACGCTTCAAAATCTAAGTAAACAGGACTGCTCTAAAATCACGTTTAGCACTGCTCACATTGAAAGGAATGGAGGCCGACAGTGATACATTTGTTTGGGTTTGCGGTTGTTAATCGTGGTGGCCAACGGTTACGAAGAAGTCGTCATAAAGTCTGGGTAAATAGGGCTCGATGCAAAATAGATGAAACAGAGGAAACGTAAATCGCCATTGATTTGTGTCTGAAAATAGGGtcggttatttatttatttatttatttcctaATTGTGAATTTGTGATCAATGCACAGACGTTTAGTGATTCACAACTTTAAATCGCGTATGACCTGCAATAAATACCCATCAGGTTTTAAATTTCCATTTTAAGTTCTGTGATTTCACATTTTGAATTATGTGATCAATGCACATAAAGACCCATCAAGTTTTGAATGCCATAGTTACGTGAAAGGTCCATGGAAAGATGCAACAGGCTGGtcttatgattattattattggtAATGTTTGAAATCGCTTAAGACCCAATCGAAGATGTTGGTGGTCAGGTGGTGGTGGTTTGAGGTAGAAGATGAAGTGGGGTGTAGTGGGACCCACAAAAGATTattgttttaattaaatattttttatgtttgtttttattaataagtAAGGGTactttggtcatttaacaaaatttaactgaaaaatttAACAGAGGTTAGTGATAAGGACCACCCAAGTGCAAAAATTGTAACTActgggaccacgcgtgtaattagtaaaccactggaACCAAATCTGTAATTTTCACAAATCAcaggaccaaccaagcatttaactcttgatTCATATTTTCTTCTTTGACACAACAAACTTTTCTCAAACAAAAACCAGACAATGTTCTTCTCCCCCAAAATCCAATCACGAACCAAACCACTCACATCCCACCTCTTTAAATCAAAACCCATCTTCTCCACCACCCACACTATCAACCccaatcaacaacaacaacaacccgaAACCCATCTACAACAAACCATCAACATATCCCACTTAACCAAAAAGATCCACGACCTTTGTACAATCGACCACAATGTAGACGAAGCAATTCGTCTAACCACCACCCACAAATACCCCATTAACCCTCTTAACATAAGCAGCATTGTACACGCTCTATGCGACTCTTACCGGTTTGCAGATGCACGTACTTTCCTCACTTGCTTTCTTTCATTCCGTAATGTTCCAGATGAACGAACCTGCAATGTCATCATTGCGCGTTTGTTATCTTGGAAAACACCGGATGCTACATTGCGTGTTGTCAGTCAATCAGATTGTTATGTTAAAGCCTTGTTTTGTGCCGTCGGTTGTGAATTTTAACCGGTTGATTCATCAGTTTTGTACGGGTTTGAGGGTTCGGGTCGGGCATATGTTGTTGTTGAAGATGAAGGGGATGGGGCAGTGGCCGAATGTGGTGACGTATACGAGTTTGATTGATGGGTATTGTGGGATTGGGGTTGCAGgtaaggtgtttgatgaaatgtctgaGTGGGGTGTGAAGGCGAATTCGCTTACGTTTAGTGTGTTGATCGGTGGGGTTGTTTGTAACAAGGGTTCTGAGTTTGAAAGCTCGTTGTTGGTTGAGAAGATGTGGGAACACATGGATGAGGAAGATGATGTTCTTGTTAATCATGCTGCGTTTACGAATTTGATTAATAGTTTTTGTCAAGCGGGGTTGTTTAAATCCGTTTTTGACATTGCGGAAAAGATGCCTGAGTGTAAGAATATAAACGATGGTTTTGCGTACGCGCAAATGATAGATTCGCTTTGTAGATACGGAAGGCATCATGGTGCGTCGAGAATTGTTTATATGATGACGAAACGAGGGTGTGTTCCAAGTTCCGTTTCGTATAATTCTATCATTCATGGACTTACCAAAAAC from Helianthus annuus cultivar XRQ/B chromosome 10, HanXRQr2.0-SUNRISE, whole genome shotgun sequence harbors:
- the LOC110880524 gene encoding uncharacterized protein LOC110880524 is translated as MLKDDGPSEDVYVSNVLYMKLCGRPFECTIIPEGALVMAGMSLLWPDILRYPSFQRDDAGEWSMFDFIDPPRHLALRPADRVLDEGEPDVLGVHLEQFILPAVPADSTAYITQLSGVATTAMSVSEKKPTRIKLTGKKHTATHVGVTSVEETSCIGHDIPLVADLTSPGRAFKKRKTFVVPTLSAFEAVQAACAFPTDTSVGVPPRVVAPTLVSTVALSYPGSSVSLSTVPKTPAPATAAVSCVMPLPIPTLSVAVTVDPLSTLRTCGVGTPVFDSPIGIFADVEKDVTTVSVAHEVTSIGGGEAGGSSSGIADDGARLIDDMFLPTVRWDPNAQDKRYQPHWKISESSRLIFPPCDSTLGRAGVSPCRSGVCRGFEQ